In Microcaecilia unicolor chromosome 1, aMicUni1.1, whole genome shotgun sequence, the following are encoded in one genomic region:
- the LOC115460754 gene encoding gastrula zinc finger protein XlCGF26.1-like, which yields MKPFTCTDCNKSFSQKEHLTTHERIHTIERFPCSECGKSLSTKGKLIKHQKIHTGEKPFTCTECGKSFTEKKTLTRHQKIHTGEKPFICNQCGKSFSIMGKLTIHQTIHTGEKPFPCSECGKSFSTKGKLTIHQRIHTGEKPFTCSECGKSFTEKTTLTIHQRMHTGEKPFTCTECGKSFTEKKRLTRHQRLHTGGKPFTCTDCGKSFSKKQTLTIHQRIHTGEKPFTCTECGKSFIAKETLTIHQRMHTGEKPFTCTECGKSFSKKQTLTIHQRIHTGEKPFTCTECCKSFIAKETLTTHQRMHTGEKPFTCTECGKSFTEKKRLTRHQRLHTGGKPFTCTDCGKSFSKKQTLTIHQRIHTGEEPFTCTECGKSFSKKQTLTIHQRIHTGEKPFTCTECGKSFIAKETLTIHQRMHTGEKPFTCTECGKSFTEKKRLTRHQRLHTGEKPFTCTDCGKSFSTKGKLTIHQRIHTGEKLFPCPKSI from the exons ATGAAACCATTTACTTGTACTgactgtaataaaagcttcagtcaaaaaGAACACCTCACAACACACGAGAGAATCCACACCATTGAGCGATttccatgtagtgagtgtggtaaaagcttaagTACGAAGGGAAAACTGATcaaacaccagaaaatccatacag gtgagaagccgtttacatgtactgagtgtggtaaaagctttactgagaagaaaacactgaccagacatcagaaaatccatacaggagagaagccatttatatgtaatcagtgtggtaaaagctttagcatAATGGGaaaactgaccatacaccagacaatccacacaggagaaaagccatttccatgtagtgagtgtggtaaaagctttagtacaAAGGGAAAattgaccatacaccagagaatccacacaggtgagaagccgtttacatgtagtgagtgtggtaaaagctttactgaaaagacaacactgaccatacaccagcgaatgcacacaggtgagaagccgtttacatgtactgagtgtggtaaaagctttactgagaagaaaagactgaccagacaccagagactccacacaggtgggaagccatttacatgtactgactgtggtaaaagctttagtaaaaagcaaacactgaccatacaccagagaatccacacaggtgagaagccatttacatgtactgagtgtggtaaaagctttattgcgaaggaaacactgaccatacaccagcgaatgcacacaggtgagaagccgtttacatgtactgagtgtggtaaaagctttagtaaaaagcaaacactgaccatacatcagagaatccacacaggtgagaagccatttacatgtactgagtgttgTAAAAGCTTTATTGCGAAGGAAACACTGACCACACACCAGAGAatgcacacaggtgagaagccgtttacatgtactgagtgtggtaaaagctttactgagaagaaaagactgaccagacaccagagactccacacaggtgggaagccatttacatgtactgactgtggtaaaagctttagtaaaaagcaaacactgaccatacaccagagaatccacacaggtgaggagccgtttacatgtactgagtgtggtaaaagctttagtaaaaagcaaacactgaccatacaccagagaatccacacaggtgagaagccatttacatgtactgagtgtggtaaaagctttattgcgaaggaaacactgaccatacaccagcgaatgcacacaggtgagaagccgtttacatgtactgagtgtggtaaaagctttactgagaagaaaagactgaccagacaccagagactccacacaggtgagaagccgtttacatgtactgactgtggtaaaagctttagtacaAAGGGAAAattgaccatacaccagagaatccacacaggtgagaagctatTTCCATGTCCTAAGtccatctaa